From the Quercus lobata isolate SW786 chromosome 6, ValleyOak3.0 Primary Assembly, whole genome shotgun sequence genome, one window contains:
- the LOC115950000 gene encoding uncharacterized protein LOC115950000, with protein MSFQISNDSKKDEESVNASEKTKEAAEAVTEGAKEVRKTWEFVTDTARSTAESVTKMTQKVSATAEDISKKTKGTVEGVWGTAKNATEIIKDRVMGK; from the exons TCCAAGAAGGATGAAGAGTCTGTCAATGCAAGCGAAAAGACGAAAGAAGCAGCAGAGGCAGTGACTGAAGGAGCAAAAGAAGTGAGGAAGACCTGGGAATTCGTGACGGACACGGCCCGCTCTACTGCCGAAAGC GTtacaaaaatgacccaaaaagtAAGTGCAACAGCAGAAGACAtctcaaagaaaacaaagggcACAGTGGAGGGAGTTTGGGGAACAGCCAAGAATGCCACCGAAATTATCAAGGACAGAGTTATGGGTAAGTAA